A stretch of the Aphis gossypii isolate Hap1 chromosome 2, ASM2018417v2, whole genome shotgun sequence genome encodes the following:
- the LOC126550394 gene encoding uncharacterized protein LOC126550394, with product MSQNEEENVLTSTNSTNSSASESLSPEMRAHDPQELLSYKLMSTTTDHDPQELSYDSSMPPIKAHDLQKLLSSMLKPRKTDQDPQELSSYESMPTTTDQDPQELSSHELMPTITDHDLQELSSQIPMPTDNGPQLSTVTWLMPIDPSQRLSPSTMMQLLLDNDTQQQSLSTWPMTYEPDQQPMTPSQYHTMQINNYHPEMQPMPPLHQAVYTNNYHPEMQPMPLMIANGGVPSTPTPWIGSIVPHNPSFLHCEYCSFDPNAYYDGASSALQQCRGVEQNQSEDPRSLQGSQSVQQPQSRADRRRTLGRRPSQPSPQEQRRSVEENIQFEEPRSLQGSQSASQPQSRADRRRTLGRRPSPPSPQEQQRGVEESIQLAEPRSLQGSQPRVSQLLQVFPADPIHTLGPRQRPWTSLFQRPGNAAVGRTTAMECRQPNGTVRFCGTCNALWPANGRPPATHGENDSCEVTALLPDNCVPLFECHVCNVRIRMESLSDHLAAARHDEVPDKDDEQYMSFFCADCNRVLYAPLDVFVDHCQSAHSTGVHDISVPSRLHMMYALMRDFERNGRDIMLHACMSCTYMSSYSHNRGWSRCPVCVRPENRFYCQYCNVVFYALQADYDMHRFTFEHFYFMHHRWVRSNAAVRPADIGNTGGGRGRGRGRGRGRGRGGDGGGGRDDGRAPAQGARGRGRGRGRGRGRGRGRGRGRAVDNGVASASEQS from the coding sequence aTGTCGCAAAACGAAGAAGAAAACGTGTTGACATCTACTAATTCGACTAATTCTTCTGCTAGCGAATCGTTGTCACCGGAGATGAGGGCCCACGATCCACAAGAGTTGTTGTCCTACAAGCTAATGTCGACGACGACGGATCACGATCCACAAGAATTGTCGTACGACAGTTCAATGCCGCCGATTAAGGCCCACGATCTACAAAAATTGTTGTCCTCCATGCTAAAGCCGAGGAAAACGGACCAAGATCCACAAGAGTTGTCGTCCTACGAGTCAATGCCGACGACGACGGACCAAGATCCACAAGAGTTGTCGTCCCACGAGCTAATGCCGACGATTACGGACCACGATTTACAAGAGTTGTCGTCCCAAATACCAATGCCGACGGACAACGGTCCACAACTGTCAACGGTCACCTGGTTAATGCCGATAGACCCCAGTCAACGACTGTCGCCGTCTACCATGATGCAATTGCTGTTGGACAACGATACACAACAGCAGTCTTTGTCCACCTGGCCAATGACGTATGAACCCGATCAGCAGCCAATGACGCCGTCACAATATCACACCATGCAGATCAACAACTACCATCCCGAAATGCAGCCGATGCCGCCGTTACATCAAGCGGTGTATACAAACAACTACCATCCCGAAATGCAGCCGATGCCGCTGATGATTGCAAACGGCGGTGTTCCGTCCACGCCGACGCCGTGGATCGGATCGATCGTGCCGCACAACCCGTCGTTCTTGCACTGTGAATACTGCAGCTTTGATCCGAACGCGTACTATGATGGCGCGTCGTCGGCACTGCAGCAGTGTCGAGGCGTCGAACAAAATCAGTCTGAGGACCCGAGGTCGCTGCAAGGGTCTCAGTCCGTGCAGCAGCCGCAGTCTCGCGCAGATCGCCGCCGCACGTTAGGACGACGACCGAGCCAGCCGTCCCCGCAGGAGCAGCGTCGAAGCGTCGAGGAAAATATTCAGTTTGAGGAACCGAGATCGCTGCAAGGATCACAGTCCGCGTCGCAGCCGCAGTCTCGCGCAGATCGTCGCCGCACGTTAGGACGACGACCGAGCCCGCCGTCCCCGCAGGAGCAGCAACGAGGCGTCGAAGAAAGCATTCAGTTGGCGGAACCGAGATCGCTGCAAGGATCACAGCCCAGGGTGTCGCAGCTGCTGCAGGTGTTTCCCGCGGACCCAATCCACACGCTCGGACCACGACAGCGACCTTGGACTTCGCTTTTCCAGCGCCCCGGAAACGCGGCCGTCGGTCGGACGACGGCGATGGAATGCCGCCAACCGAACGGTACCGTCCGGTTCTGTGGCACGTGCAACGCGCTGTGGCCGGCCAACGGCCGACCGCCCGCCACGCACGGCGAGAACGACTCGTGCGAGGTGACCGCGCTGTTGCCGGACAATTGCGTGCCGCTGTTCGAGTGCCACGTGTGCAACGTCCGGATCAGGATGGAAAGCCTCTCGGACCACCTGGCCGCCGCGCGCCACGACGAGGTCCCGGACAAGGACGACGAACAGTACATGTCGTTCTTCTGCGCCGACTGCAACAGGGTCTTGTACGCGCCGTTGGACGTGTTCGTCGACCACTGTCAGTCGGCGCACTCGACGGGGGTCCACGACATAAGTGTGCCGTCGAGGTTGCACATGATGTACGCGCTGATGCGAGATTTCGAGCGCAACGGCCGCGACATCATGCTGCACGCGTGCATGTCTTGCACGTACATGAGTTCGTACTCGCACAACCGCGGTTGGTCCCGGTGCCCGGTTTGCGTCCGACCGGAAAACCGGTTTTACTGCCAATACTGCAACGTGGTGTTTTACGCACTGCAAGCCGATTACGACATGCACCGGTTCACGTTCGAACACTTTTACTTCATGCACCACAGGTGGGTCAGGTCGAACGCCGCCGTCCGGCCCGCGGACATCGGTAATACCGGTGGTGGCCGTGGCCGTGGACGTGGACGCGGACGTGGCCGTGGACGTGGCGGTGACGGTGGCGGTGGACGTGACGACGGTCGTGCTCCTGCTCAGGGCGCTCGCGGTCGCGGTCGTGGTCGCGGTCGCGGTCGTGGTCGCGGTCGTGGTCGCGGTCGCGGTCGTGCGGTCGACAACGGCGTCGCCAGTGCTTCCGAACAGTCGTAA